One genomic window of Oscillatoria sp. FACHB-1406 includes the following:
- a CDS encoding P-loop NTPase fold protein, translating to MTSSPQSIDEALRDRNPFAKPPYVNAKDIWGQDFFDVESVNAHASDAVFQALKQIRDGLYSTTSIAITAQDGTGKTHIISRIRHQLQSENGGLFVYANKYSNLINIKHSFQQILAESLGQIGHQGVTQWQELATAMTNHILNHKNPNTTAYSVTDLLEKFKTSEPNQANQWIERLSGLYCNLKAIEDPDIVRAVFLTLSPEASYAVKWLKGQELSQAKAAELQLPTQNQSFEAVLQILDLISEYQELVICFDELDQPNAQDEEIGLHLSQIIACLVKDLLQNLNRGVILTVMMPAQWTNKIKQLPNQIHNKVSAQGEPLKLSYIDRNSVIGFVTLWLKKYYERENLTPSSPLYPFEEKELLSLADDKPTVRELLKWCRVNCDPKKQKADPVETAFIAELDLDFDSIIDDNNLLADALYFGFKTLIGKTIERIIVTEVTDGVFPKGGRDSYLNFKILGKEGDKNVSIGVSVLQYAGRKALGAGLRRLIDYEQFELTRGCLVRSKAKKITTYLEQKYLEPLIRQQGGEFVELKEAEIKPLLAIRAVHNKREVDYGLSEEQIETFIAEKGAELMLGESNPLLQEILSDPSYDVPTDLIEDEPILVAESIRDDFSISDDNDLDNTLNDLRNQFNIPRN from the coding sequence ATGACATCTTCCCCTCAAAGTATCGACGAAGCACTCCGCGATCGCAATCCCTTCGCCAAACCGCCCTACGTCAACGCCAAAGACATTTGGGGGCAGGACTTTTTTGATGTTGAAAGTGTCAACGCTCATGCGTCCGATGCTGTTTTTCAAGCCTTAAAACAAATTCGAGACGGACTATATTCTACCACTTCAATTGCGATTACCGCTCAAGACGGAACCGGAAAAACACATATCATTAGTCGCATCCGCCATCAACTCCAAAGTGAGAACGGCGGACTTTTTGTTTATGCTAATAAATATAGCAATCTCATTAATATTAAGCATAGCTTTCAACAGATATTAGCAGAAAGTTTGGGGCAAATTGGTCATCAAGGCGTGACGCAATGGCAAGAACTAGCCACAGCAATGACGAATCACATTTTGAATCACAAGAATCCCAATACGACTGCTTATTCTGTTACCGATTTGCTCGAAAAGTTCAAAACTTCCGAGCCGAATCAAGCGAATCAATGGATTGAAAGATTATCGGGATTATATTGCAATCTTAAAGCCATTGAAGACCCCGATATTGTTCGCGCCGTATTTTTAACGTTAAGTCCTGAAGCTTCCTATGCGGTGAAGTGGCTGAAGGGTCAAGAACTCTCACAAGCCAAAGCTGCCGAACTGCAATTACCGACTCAAAATCAAAGCTTTGAAGCCGTCTTACAAATTTTGGATTTAATCTCAGAATATCAGGAATTAGTTATCTGCTTCGATGAACTAGATCAACCAAATGCTCAGGACGAGGAGATCGGCTTACATTTGAGCCAAATTATTGCTTGTTTAGTTAAAGACTTGCTTCAAAATCTCAACCGAGGGGTAATTCTCACAGTGATGATGCCCGCTCAATGGACAAATAAAATTAAGCAGTTGCCCAACCAGATTCATAATAAAGTTTCTGCTCAAGGCGAGCCATTAAAGCTATCTTACATCGACCGTAATTCAGTTATCGGCTTTGTAACGCTGTGGCTGAAAAAGTATTACGAACGAGAAAACTTAACGCCTTCAAGTCCCCTTTATCCATTTGAAGAAAAAGAGTTGCTCAGTTTAGCAGATGACAAGCCAACGGTTCGAGAATTATTAAAATGGTGTCGCGTTAACTGCGATCCGAAGAAGCAAAAAGCCGATCCAGTTGAAACAGCTTTTATCGCCGAACTCGACCTAGATTTTGACAGTATTATAGACGATAATAATTTACTTGCCGATGCGCTCTACTTTGGCTTCAAAACCTTAATTGGAAAAACAATAGAAAGAATTATCGTAACCGAAGTAACCGATGGCGTTTTCCCAAAAGGCGGGCGAGATTCTTACCTCAATTTTAAGATTTTGGGTAAGGAAGGCGATAAAAATGTCAGTATTGGCGTGTCGGTTCTTCAGTATGCGGGAAGAAAAGCATTAGGAGCGGGTCTGCGACGGCTAATTGATTATGAACAATTCGAGCTAACGCGGGGTTGTTTAGTTCGTTCAAAAGCTAAAAAAATAACGACTTATCTCGAACAGAAATATTTAGAGCCTTTAATTCGCCAGCAAGGGGGAGAATTTGTCGAATTGAAGGAAGCAGAAATCAAACCTCTCCTGGCGATTCGTGCCGTTCATAATAAACGAGAAGTCGATTACGGACTCAGCGAAGAGCAAATCGAGACTTTTATTGCGGAAAAAGGAGCAGAACTTATGTTAGGGGAAAGCAATCCGCTCTTGCAGGAAATTCTTAGCGATCCTTCCTACGATGTCCCCACCGATTTAATTGAAGATGAACCCATTTTGGTCGCAGAATCCATTCGAGATGATTTCTCAATATCCGATGACAACGATTTAGATAACACGCTCAATGACCTCCGGAATCAATTTAATATTCCGCGCAATTAA
- a CDS encoding pentapeptide repeat-containing protein encodes MTMQPPNSAPSNPEPPSNASTNSEQDGQKDDRDIPLELAAFGKGIRQSNRIVPQTKIGKIAIDSGEVSRAWLTIIAIAIMIVGLFLNNTWIGLSGAIVALLLSLREILPALRDWLGQFFTPHERQTLFALITAAIASVGLLKFLGLYRFVSYWLTQIKWDEFGSWAEWFGALGQIMIALLAVYVAWEQYVISKDLTIRQNAITQQQTIDAYFQGISELALDEEGLLEDLPQERAFAEGRTAAILGSVDAAGKAKILRFLSQSRLLTPLKRDWQLGRPISDGVGGYQEDRENGVRVIELGVMLAGADLSETDLRWSDLSDANFVRANFSGCDLVKANFARSILYEANLIGVDFKSVRLFYGRLETASPRSRLHRPDYETGAYTGAVVEKADFTNLQRLNEEQRCYLCAWGGEETRATIPGGCGDIPNRLGR; translated from the coding sequence ATGACGATGCAGCCCCCCAATTCTGCCCCTTCCAATCCCGAACCCCCATCCAACGCATCGACGAATAGCGAACAAGACGGGCAAAAAGACGATCGCGACATTCCCCTCGAACTTGCGGCTTTTGGCAAAGGCATTCGTCAGAGTAATCGCATAGTTCCGCAAACCAAGATTGGAAAGATAGCGATAGATTCGGGAGAGGTTTCTCGAGCGTGGCTGACAATCATTGCGATCGCGATTATGATTGTGGGCCTATTCCTCAATAATACTTGGATCGGGCTTTCAGGGGCTATTGTTGCCCTGTTACTCTCTCTGCGCGAAATTTTGCCCGCCCTGCGCGATTGGCTGGGTCAATTTTTTACCCCCCACGAACGGCAGACCTTATTTGCTTTAATTACAGCAGCGATCGCGAGCGTTGGTTTGCTCAAATTTCTCGGTCTTTATCGCTTCGTCAGTTATTGGCTTACCCAAATTAAATGGGATGAATTTGGCTCTTGGGCGGAATGGTTTGGCGCGCTCGGACAAATCATGATTGCGTTGCTCGCCGTTTACGTCGCTTGGGAACAGTACGTCATCTCCAAAGATCTCACCATTCGTCAAAACGCGATTACCCAGCAACAAACCATCGATGCTTACTTCCAAGGCATCTCCGAACTCGCCCTCGATGAAGAAGGATTGCTCGAAGATTTGCCCCAAGAACGCGCCTTTGCTGAAGGACGAACTGCCGCTATTTTAGGCAGCGTCGATGCGGCTGGAAAAGCGAAAATTCTGCGCTTTTTGTCCCAATCGCGGCTTCTAACTCCCCTTAAACGAGATTGGCAACTGGGACGACCGATTTCTGACGGTGTGGGGGGTTATCAAGAAGACCGCGAAAACGGCGTGCGCGTGATTGAGTTGGGCGTAATGCTGGCGGGGGCAGACTTGTCGGAAACGGACTTGCGCTGGTCGGATTTGAGCGATGCGAATTTTGTGCGCGCTAACTTCAGCGGTTGCGATTTAGTCAAGGCGAATTTTGCACGCAGCATTCTTTATGAAGCAAATTTAATCGGCGTGGATTTTAAGAGCGTTCGCCTATTTTATGGAAGGTTGGAAACTGCCAGTCCCCGCAGTCGCCTCCATCGCCCCGACTACGAAACAGGTGCTTATACCGGAGCAGTGGTGGAAAAAGCCGACTTCACTAACCTACAGCGATTGAATGAGGAACAGCGCTGCTATCTATGCGCTTGGGGCGGAGAAGAAACGCGAGCCACGATTCCGGGAGGATGTGGAGATATTCCTAATCGGTTGGGAAGATGA
- the thrC gene encoding threonine synthase — protein MTLSRPDSQPATQSFSQWPGLIEAYRAFLPVSDSTPVVTLLEGNTPLIPVPAIAEAIGRNAQVWVKYDGLNPTGSFKDRGMTMAITKAKEAGAKAVICASTGNTSAAAAAYARRAGMRCFVILPEGYVALGKLAQSLVYGAEVITIDGNFDDCMTIVRGMAESYPVTLVNSINPYRLEGQKTAAFEIVDTLGDAPDWLCIPVGNAGNITAYWMGFCQYQEIGKCRQLPRMMGFQAAGSAPIVAGAAVTSPQTLATAIRIGNPANWEKALAVREASQGEFEAVTDEEILEAYRLLAAREGVFCEPASAASVAGLLKVKERVPEGAKIVCVLTGNGLKDPGCAIEHSQNTVYSGITAKLEEVAKVMGF, from the coding sequence GTGACTCTTTCTCGCCCTGACTCCCAACCTGCAACTCAGTCTTTCAGCCAATGGCCGGGTTTAATTGAAGCCTATCGAGCCTTTCTGCCGGTGAGCGACTCTACGCCCGTCGTCACCTTGCTGGAAGGGAATACGCCCCTAATTCCGGTTCCGGCAATTGCTGAGGCGATCGGACGCAACGCACAAGTCTGGGTGAAGTACGACGGACTCAACCCCACCGGCAGCTTCAAGGATCGGGGCATGACGATGGCGATTACTAAAGCCAAAGAAGCGGGGGCGAAAGCCGTTATTTGTGCCAGTACCGGCAACACTTCCGCCGCCGCCGCTGCTTACGCGCGTCGTGCGGGGATGCGCTGTTTTGTGATCTTGCCCGAAGGCTACGTCGCTTTGGGGAAATTGGCTCAGTCTTTGGTGTACGGTGCGGAAGTCATCACCATTGACGGGAATTTCGACGACTGCATGACAATTGTGCGGGGCATGGCAGAGAGTTATCCCGTAACTTTAGTTAATTCAATCAATCCTTACCGTTTGGAAGGGCAGAAAACGGCGGCTTTTGAAATCGTCGATACTTTGGGGGATGCTCCCGACTGGCTTTGTATTCCCGTTGGGAATGCGGGGAATATCACAGCATATTGGATGGGTTTTTGTCAATACCAAGAGATCGGAAAGTGCCGCCAATTGCCGCGCATGATGGGCTTTCAGGCAGCGGGTTCTGCGCCGATTGTGGCTGGGGCCGCCGTGACTTCACCGCAGACGCTAGCAACGGCAATTCGCATCGGCAACCCGGCAAACTGGGAAAAAGCTCTTGCGGTTCGGGAAGCTTCGCAGGGTGAATTTGAGGCGGTTACGGACGAAGAGATTTTGGAAGCTTACCGCTTGTTAGCGGCGCGAGAAGGCGTATTTTGCGAACCGGCAAGCGCTGCATCGGTGGCGGGGTTGTTGAAAGTGAAGGAACGGGTTCCGGAAGGAGCGAAGATCGTTTGCGTGCTGACGGGGAATGGGTTGAAGGATCCCGGTTGCGCGATCGAGCATTCGCAGAATACCGTTTATTCGGGCATTACGGCTAAGTTGGAAGAAGTTGCGAAGGTGATGGGATTTTAG
- a CDS encoding DEAD/DEAH box helicase, translating into MTISFQDLGLSEGCLARLEELGFSTPTEIQTQAIPQLLGSRDVVGQSQTGTGKTAAYSLPIIEQIDVRDRAVQALILTPTRELAQQVAQAIEDFSGDRNLYVLTVCGGQSIERQIRSLRRGVQIVVGTPGRVIDLLDRKDLDIASVRWVVLDEADEMLSMGFIDDVKKILRQTPEARNTACFSATMPREIRDLIDRFMRDPIALTVKQPQVAPTRIEQRAYIIPRSWTKIKALQPILELEEPEAALIFVRTKRSAAELTSKLQAAGHSVDEYHGDLSQGQRERLVQRMRSGQVRIVVATDIAARGLDVEDLSHVINFDLPDNTETYIHRIGRTGRAGKTGTAIALIQPMDRHLLKRIERRLRQSLEISQIPTRAEVEARRLEKLKTQVKEALAGERMASFLSTVKELSAECDPQAIAAAALQMVYDRSCPNWMKTDWEVPAADFQKPIKRNTRSGGSRKPNKRGEDNFKKGDGSGRTRLAIEG; encoded by the coding sequence ATGACCATTTCTTTCCAAGACCTAGGATTATCCGAGGGCTGCCTCGCGCGACTCGAGGAACTAGGCTTCAGCACCCCGACCGAAATTCAAACCCAAGCCATTCCCCAACTGCTCGGCAGTCGCGATGTCGTGGGTCAATCCCAAACTGGGACGGGCAAAACGGCGGCTTACTCGCTCCCCATCATCGAACAGATTGACGTTCGGGATCGCGCGGTTCAAGCCCTGATTCTCACGCCGACACGAGAACTCGCTCAACAAGTCGCCCAAGCGATCGAAGACTTTTCCGGCGATCGCAACCTCTACGTCCTTACCGTCTGCGGCGGTCAATCGATCGAGCGGCAAATTCGCAGCTTGCGACGGGGCGTACAAATCGTTGTCGGCACGCCCGGGCGCGTCATCGATCTTCTAGATCGCAAAGATCTAGACATTGCCTCCGTTCGTTGGGTCGTTCTCGACGAAGCAGACGAAATGCTGAGCATGGGCTTCATTGACGACGTGAAAAAGATTTTGCGCCAAACACCAGAAGCGCGCAATACCGCTTGCTTCTCCGCCACCATGCCGCGCGAAATCCGCGACCTGATCGATCGCTTCATGCGCGATCCTATCGCCCTAACCGTCAAGCAGCCCCAAGTTGCGCCGACTCGCATCGAACAGCGAGCCTACATCATTCCGCGCAGTTGGACAAAAATTAAAGCCCTGCAACCGATCCTCGAACTCGAAGAGCCGGAAGCTGCCCTCATTTTCGTTCGCACCAAGCGCAGCGCCGCCGAACTCACCAGCAAACTGCAAGCGGCCGGTCATAGCGTCGATGAATACCACGGCGACTTGAGCCAAGGACAGCGGGAACGCCTCGTCCAACGGATGCGGAGCGGTCAAGTTCGCATCGTCGTCGCCACCGATATCGCCGCGCGAGGATTAGATGTCGAAGATTTGAGCCACGTCATCAACTTCGACCTGCCGGATAATACGGAAACTTACATTCACCGCATCGGACGCACCGGACGCGCCGGAAAAACCGGCACGGCAATTGCGCTGATTCAGCCGATGGATCGCCACCTGCTCAAGCGGATCGAACGTCGCCTGCGTCAATCGCTGGAAATTTCCCAGATTCCGACTCGCGCCGAAGTTGAAGCTCGCCGTCTCGAGAAACTGAAAACCCAAGTTAAAGAAGCACTAGCGGGCGAACGCATGGCTTCCTTCTTGTCTACGGTGAAAGAACTCAGCGCTGAATGCGATCCCCAAGCCATTGCCGCCGCCGCGCTGCAAATGGTCTACGATCGCTCTTGTCCGAATTGGATGAAGACCGATTGGGAAGTTCCTGCTGCCGATTTCCAAAAACCGATCAAGCGCAATACTCGTTCGGGCGGCAGTCGCAAACCGAACAAGCGGGGCGAAGACAACTTCAAGAAGGGAGATGGCTCCGGACGCACTCGTCTGGCAATTGAGGGCTAA
- a CDS encoding pentapeptide repeat-containing protein, giving the protein MKNQPFLSISKRLLHVVASIVLGIFVWSAIAPSALATDYDNVTMIGADFSNRDLSDSSFAHANLRESDFSNSNLEEVSFFSSNLSGANFEGANLRNATLGSTRLTRTNFKNAILEGAFAMNAMFKGASIEGADFTDVLLRQDEIDMLCEVASGTNPTTKRNTRETLMCL; this is encoded by the coding sequence ATGAAGAATCAGCCGTTCCTCTCAATCTCAAAACGTTTACTGCACGTCGTTGCCTCAATTGTACTCGGAATTTTCGTTTGGAGCGCGATCGCGCCGTCCGCCCTCGCCACAGATTACGATAACGTCACCATGATTGGTGCGGATTTTTCTAATCGAGACTTGAGCGATTCGAGTTTTGCTCACGCTAATCTGCGCGAGAGCGACTTCAGCAATTCTAATTTAGAAGAAGTCAGTTTCTTCTCCTCCAACCTCTCTGGAGCGAACTTTGAGGGCGCTAATCTGCGCAACGCCACCCTCGGTTCGACTCGCCTCACTCGCACTAACTTTAAAAACGCCATCCTCGAAGGAGCATTTGCCATGAATGCCATGTTCAAAGGTGCAAGCATTGAGGGAGCCGATTTTACTGACGTGCTGCTGCGTCAAGATGAAATCGATATGTTGTGCGAAGTTGCCAGCGGAACTAATCCCACTACTAAGCGCAATACTCGCGAGACCTTAATGTGTTTGTAG
- a CDS encoding site-2 protease family protein, whose translation MNGNIRAGSLFGIPFYVNFSWFLVLGLVTWEFGQDLAQILPMAGLLPWVLGLMAALLLFASVLAHELGHSLVALRQGIEVKSITLFIFGGLAMLGQESKTPWQSFSVAIAGPVVSLILFGLLSAVGIYVPLPDAIAPIVGLLAQINLVLALFNLLPGLPLDGGNVLKSLVWKVTGNPNKGILAASRVGQFLGVVAVILGGLSILGISSYGSVWTLLIGFFLLQNAGVSAQTAIAQDKLDGFTAEDAVIPNSPLVSESLNLREFANNYVIGQTRWQKFLVTNEAGQWVGTISADDLKPIATSDWTVTRVSEVAKSLEADVDSVRADLSLLEAIKLLESKQLKQLPVVREDGAVLGLLERASILKLLQTKKPAALT comes from the coding sequence ATGAATGGCAATATTCGTGCTGGGAGCCTCTTCGGGATTCCCTTTTATGTGAATTTTTCATGGTTTTTAGTGTTAGGTTTGGTCACGTGGGAATTCGGTCAAGACTTAGCGCAGATTTTACCAATGGCGGGTTTGCTACCCTGGGTATTAGGCTTAATGGCAGCGCTGTTGCTGTTCGCCTCGGTTTTAGCCCACGAACTCGGTCACAGTTTAGTAGCATTGCGCCAGGGGATTGAAGTCAAATCAATTACTCTGTTTATCTTTGGCGGGTTGGCAATGTTGGGGCAAGAGTCGAAAACGCCCTGGCAATCTTTCTCAGTTGCGATCGCGGGGCCGGTCGTCAGTCTGATATTATTCGGATTGTTGAGTGCAGTCGGAATTTACGTTCCCCTTCCTGACGCGATCGCTCCTATCGTCGGGCTGCTGGCTCAAATTAACTTAGTCCTCGCCCTGTTTAACCTCCTCCCCGGACTGCCTCTCGATGGCGGTAATGTTCTTAAGTCCTTGGTGTGGAAAGTGACGGGCAATCCCAACAAAGGAATCCTTGCAGCGAGTCGCGTCGGTCAATTTTTGGGCGTTGTCGCTGTTATTCTCGGCGGACTTTCGATTCTAGGGATTAGTAGTTACGGAAGCGTTTGGACGCTACTCATCGGTTTCTTTTTGCTACAAAATGCAGGCGTTTCTGCACAAACCGCGATCGCTCAAGATAAATTAGACGGGTTTACCGCAGAAGATGCCGTTATTCCCAACAGTCCTTTAGTTTCCGAAAGTTTGAACTTACGCGAGTTTGCTAACAATTACGTTATCGGGCAAACGCGCTGGCAAAAATTCCTGGTGACGAACGAAGCAGGACAATGGGTAGGTACGATTTCTGCCGACGACCTCAAACCGATTGCAACTTCCGATTGGACGGTAACTCGCGTTAGCGAAGTCGCAAAATCTTTAGAGGCGGATGTTGATTCCGTGCGAGCCGATTTATCCCTACTCGAGGCGATTAAGTTGCTCGAATCCAAGCAGTTAAAACAGTTGCCTGTCGTTCGCGAAGATGGTGCAGTTCTCGGACTCCTCGAAAGGGCTTCTATCTTAAAGTTGTTGCAAACCAAAAAACCGGCAGCGCTGACTTAA
- a CDS encoding DUF1802 family protein, producing the protein MYSNSIELALRIPAPALEALIQGRIIVAMVAKSLDVGSVFALYPDVLPALFSSPEELYRYSFLPVARANADTSSIVTIRAWAKCEFCLVVDESDALKTLSRLTIWKVEAFKKILSQKPYLFLAGLRVCELPETLEISARSGGNFVALPHPLKIPATTPVISDRVFSQRRNSIENRLPPPYPELEYLQANLAVLSPRNSAAESLNEKIKTFLGWRYDASKKTLPPPDLDWVKKIAALGNRSRELDEGKSNYQAGTDFENVVKQSLEFLGFKIDPSHRGGAGGLDVFCSQPYPLICECKAGRKIPHTTAIQLLTLGKLRLKSKAEFEEASKLIIGPGTPTKQLNETAIKEGMAILNPETLEKLVALQANYPNSVDLFQLKTALQAGDSNASITQFIEEIKATIALRSHVLRVLRTYLENSGRSRASVDALSGAYHTPDAPQPLSEQELHEILVELSSPLAGYAGRIKGESWRRDRFYFLREL; encoded by the coding sequence ATGTATTCAAATTCCATCGAACTGGCACTCCGTATCCCCGCCCCCGCTCTTGAAGCATTAATTCAAGGCAGAATTATTGTTGCAATGGTGGCAAAATCGCTCGATGTTGGAAGCGTATTTGCGCTTTATCCGGACGTATTGCCAGCGCTGTTTTCTTCCCCCGAAGAACTGTATCGCTACAGTTTTCTGCCTGTTGCGCGAGCGAACGCCGATACCTCTTCAATAGTTACGATTAGAGCCTGGGCAAAGTGCGAGTTTTGTCTGGTTGTCGATGAATCGGATGCTTTAAAAACGCTTTCGCGGCTAACAATTTGGAAGGTAGAAGCCTTCAAAAAAATCCTTTCGCAAAAGCCTTATCTTTTTCTCGCTGGCTTGCGCGTTTGTGAGCTTCCTGAAACACTTGAAATTTCCGCTCGTTCGGGCGGGAATTTTGTTGCACTCCCTCATCCGTTGAAAATACCGGCTACAACTCCTGTAATTAGCGATCGCGTTTTTTCTCAACGCCGCAATTCCATAGAAAATCGTCTTCCTCCCCCATACCCAGAATTAGAATATTTGCAAGCCAATCTTGCCGTCTTAAGTCCCCGAAATTCTGCTGCTGAAAGTTTGAATGAAAAGATAAAAACGTTTTTGGGGTGGCGATACGATGCTTCAAAAAAAACTTTACCGCCCCCCGATCTGGATTGGGTTAAAAAAATTGCAGCCCTCGGAAACCGCAGTCGGGAACTAGATGAAGGCAAAAGCAATTATCAAGCAGGAACAGACTTTGAGAATGTTGTCAAGCAAAGTTTGGAGTTTTTAGGCTTTAAAATTGACCCTTCTCATCGCGGTGGCGCGGGAGGTTTAGATGTATTCTGCTCGCAACCTTACCCCTTGATTTGCGAGTGTAAAGCCGGTCGAAAAATCCCCCATACAACAGCCATTCAGCTTCTCACTTTAGGGAAGTTACGCTTAAAAAGTAAGGCAGAATTTGAAGAGGCATCGAAACTGATTATCGGCCCCGGAACTCCAACCAAACAGTTAAATGAAACAGCGATAAAAGAAGGTATGGCTATTTTAAACCCAGAAACGCTAGAAAAGTTAGTCGCGCTCCAAGCAAATTATCCCAATTCCGTCGATCTCTTTCAGCTAAAAACTGCTTTGCAAGCGGGAGATTCTAACGCTAGCATCACACAATTTATTGAAGAAATTAAAGCCACAATTGCGCTGCGATCGCACGTTCTCCGAGTTTTAAGAACTTACTTGGAAAATTCGGGACGTTCTCGGGCAAGTGTCGATGCGCTCAGTGGTGCTTACCACACGCCCGACGCTCCTCAACCTTTATCGGAGCAAGAATTGCATGAAATTTTAGTGGAGCTTTCTTCACCGCTTGCGGGTTATGCGGGACGGATTAAGGGGGAGAGTTGGCGGCGCGATCGCTTCTATTTTTTAAGGGAATTATAG
- a CDS encoding Rpn family recombination-promoting nuclease/putative transposase, whose product MNFINPKTDFAFKKIFGSEQSKDILISFLNSILSENRPAIQDLEILDPYQAPRIRGVKDTYLDIKAVLSDNTTVIIEMQVLNVEGFEKRILYNAAKSYSIQLDLGEGYTLLNPVIALTITDFEMFPEISRPISRFVLKERDYLVDYISDDLELVFVELPKFNLELDQLSTLSDKWLYFIKNARLLHEIPANLQEVPELEKAFEIADRVNLSREELEDLEKREIYIHDQRNIIKKALQQGLEQGLEQGREEGRRSSQIAIARQLIGILDKEIISQTTGLSVEEIRSLLNPET is encoded by the coding sequence ATGAATTTTATTAACCCCAAAACTGATTTTGCCTTCAAAAAAATCTTTGGATCCGAGCAGAGTAAAGATATCCTGATTAGTTTCCTCAACAGTATTCTGTCTGAAAACCGACCCGCCATTCAAGACCTCGAAATTCTCGATCCTTACCAAGCGCCGCGAATTCGGGGCGTTAAGGATACTTATTTAGATATCAAAGCGGTATTGAGCGACAATACGACAGTCATTATTGAAATGCAAGTCTTGAATGTAGAGGGTTTTGAGAAACGAATTCTCTATAATGCTGCCAAATCCTACTCCATTCAACTCGATCTTGGCGAAGGATATACGCTCTTAAATCCCGTTATCGCTCTAACAATTACGGATTTTGAGATGTTTCCCGAAATTTCTCGCCCTATTTCTAGATTCGTTCTCAAAGAAAGAGATTATCTTGTCGATTATATCAGCGACGATCTCGAACTCGTCTTTGTTGAATTGCCTAAGTTTAATCTCGAACTAGACCAGCTAAGCACTTTATCCGATAAATGGCTTTATTTCATCAAAAATGCTCGATTATTGCACGAAATTCCTGCCAATCTGCAAGAGGTTCCAGAACTCGAAAAAGCCTTTGAAATTGCCGATCGCGTAAATTTAAGCCGGGAGGAATTAGAAGATTTGGAAAAACGCGAAATTTATATCCACGATCAACGCAATATCATCAAAAAAGCCTTGCAACAAGGCTTAGAACAAGGCTTAGAACAGGGACGAGAAGAAGGACGGCGGAGTTCTCAAATCGCGATCGCACGGCAGCTAATCGGCATCCTTGATAAGGAGATAATTAGCCAAACGACTGGATTGAGCGTTGAAGAAATTCGCAGCCTTCTGAATCCAGAAACCTGA